One genomic window of Candidatus Edwardsbacteria bacterium includes the following:
- a CDS encoding HEPN domain-containing protein, with protein sequence MKESEQIEPVTVLLLHGYEWKLKDNCIKLSDNIVIGATKGSIFENLYLESLKNGLVPSDDPIEPTEYNVYIQIKEYVDFQFMGGPHVTPSRILNILHICTSRVLSWALILDCDATLKKVHYIKDEYDTLMLPLQRLGGENNEINENSIEQLKKCWETSEKIIQQYGEFNKITNALNYFCYSWRSFYYEHLTVNLCIVLESLFHPSMSNELSHRIASNACRFMGNTVEERKTIYHMIKKCYGYRSKIVHGVPFNEIENVTFKNIVIDTFHFISKSLLKILENPDIAETFLDNAKRQELFDKYIFE encoded by the coding sequence ATGAAAGAATCTGAACAAATTGAACCGGTAACAGTTTTATTGTTACATGGATACGAATGGAAACTTAAAGATAATTGTATTAAATTATCTGACAATATCGTTATTGGTGCAACAAAAGGGAGTATTTTTGAAAATCTTTATTTAGAATCTTTAAAAAATGGCTTGGTTCCGTCCGACGATCCTATAGAACCAACGGAGTATAATGTTTATATCCAAATAAAGGAATACGTGGATTTTCAGTTTATGGGTGGCCCACATGTTACTCCTTCACGTATTTTAAATATTTTGCACATTTGCACATCAAGGGTGTTGTCATGGGCATTAATACTTGATTGTGATGCTACGCTGAAGAAAGTTCATTACATAAAAGATGAATATGACACACTTATGTTGCCACTTCAGCGATTGGGGGGTGAAAATAATGAAATAAATGAAAATTCCATTGAACAATTAAAAAAATGTTGGGAAACCAGCGAGAAGATTATTCAACAATATGGCGAGTTTAACAAGATTACAAACGCTTTAAATTATTTTTGCTATAGTTGGCGTTCTTTCTATTATGAACATTTAACTGTTAATTTATGTATCGTATTAGAGAGTTTATTTCATCCATCAATGTCCAATGAATTATCTCATCGTATTGCTTCTAACGCTTGCCGTTTTATGGGTAACACTGTTGAAGAAAGAAAAACAATATATCATATGATAAAAAAATGTTACGGTTACCGCTCAAAAATTGTTCATGGTGTGCCATTTAATGAAATTGAAAATGTAACTTTTAAAAATATTGTAATAGATACTTTTCATTTTATATCTAAGTCCTTGCTTAAAATATTAGAAAACCCTGATATAGCTGAAACTTTTTTGGATAATGCTAAAAGGCAAGAATTGTTTGACAAATATATATTTGAGTAA